Proteins encoded by one window of Psychromonas sp. L1A2:
- a CDS encoding 23S rRNA (adenine(2030)-N(6))-methyltransferase RlmJ, with amino-acid sequence MLSYRHSYHAGNFADVLKHTVLASILDYLLQKDKAFCYLDTHSGCGAFQLDSAQSLKTGEFKNGIGALWDLKNLPVPVSRYLDQVKAFNGEGALLSYPGSPMICNQMRRDDDRMFLFELHPNEFTNMRGNFSGDRRIKMANSDGLQGLIATMPPKERRGLVLIDPSYEIKTEYDEVVDKLVDAHRRFATGTYALWYPVVKRTLINKMERALKSSGIKNIQLFELGIEADKEERGMTSSGMIVINPPWTLQKEMQHSLPFLAETLGIDGEGFYRIETLVAE; translated from the coding sequence GTGCTGAGTTATCGTCATTCATACCATGCTGGGAATTTTGCAGATGTGTTAAAGCATACTGTATTAGCCTCTATCCTTGATTACTTATTGCAAAAAGATAAAGCTTTTTGTTATTTGGATACCCATTCTGGCTGTGGTGCTTTTCAATTAGATTCAGCTCAATCATTAAAAACAGGTGAGTTTAAAAACGGGATTGGTGCGTTATGGGATCTTAAAAACTTACCGGTGCCAGTATCTCGTTATTTAGATCAGGTTAAAGCATTTAATGGGGAAGGTGCGTTACTGTCTTACCCTGGTTCTCCGATGATTTGTAATCAAATGCGTCGTGATGACGATCGTATGTTTTTATTTGAACTACACCCGAATGAATTTACTAACATGCGTGGCAATTTCTCTGGTGATCGCCGCATTAAAATGGCGAATAGCGATGGCTTACAAGGTTTAATTGCTACTATGCCACCTAAAGAGCGTCGTGGTTTGGTGTTGATTGATCCGTCTTATGAAATTAAAACAGAATATGATGAAGTGGTTGACAAGTTAGTTGATGCTCATCGTCGTTTTGCGACAGGAACTTATGCTTTATGGTATCCCGTTGTTAAACGCACGCTGATTAATAAAATGGAAAGAGCGTTAAAATCGTCAGGCATTAAAAATATCCAGTTATTTGAATTAGGTATTGAAGCTGATAAAGAAGAACGTGGCATGACGTCAAGTGGCATGATCGTGATTAATCCGCCATGGACGTTACAAAAAGAGATGCAACATAGTTTGCCATTCTTAGCTGAAACATTAGGGATTGACGGTGAAGGTTTTTACCGCATCGAAACGTTAGTCGCTGAATAA
- the ssb gene encoding single-stranded DNA-binding protein, with the protein MFNRSVNKVVLVGNLGKDPEMRYTQNGGAVANFSIATTESWKNKQTGEYENKSEWHNIVVFGKFGEMVGQYLKKGAKVYVEGKLQTNKWQGQDGQDRYKTEIIANDIQMLDARNQNAGQGQAPYQAPQQPGGYQSAAPQPAAAPAQSWGNAPQQPPAHQPAPQMAPAYQPQPTPAQQRPAPAPAPQQRPAPTPAPAPQAKPQQAPASFNEPSMDFDDDIPF; encoded by the coding sequence ATGTTTAACCGTAGTGTAAACAAAGTAGTCCTAGTAGGTAACCTAGGCAAAGATCCTGAAATGCGTTATACCCAAAACGGTGGCGCTGTTGCGAACTTCTCTATCGCAACCACGGAAAGCTGGAAAAACAAACAAACAGGCGAATACGAAAACAAATCTGAATGGCACAACATTGTTGTATTCGGTAAGTTTGGCGAAATGGTTGGCCAGTACCTTAAAAAAGGTGCAAAAGTTTACGTTGAAGGTAAATTACAAACCAACAAATGGCAAGGTCAAGACGGTCAAGATCGTTACAAAACTGAGATCATTGCAAACGACATTCAAATGCTAGATGCGCGTAATCAAAATGCAGGACAAGGCCAAGCGCCTTACCAAGCACCGCAACAGCCAGGTGGATACCAAAGCGCAGCGCCACAACCAGCGGCTGCACCAGCACAGTCTTGGGGTAATGCTCCGCAACAGCCACCAGCACACCAGCCTGCACCGCAAATGGCACCAGCTTATCAGCCACAGCCAACACCTGCACAGCAACGACCTGCGCCAGCACCTGCTCCACAGCAACGTCCGGCACCAACGCCTGCTCCAGCGCCACAGGCAAAACCGCAACAAGCTCCAGCGTCATTTAATGAGCCATCAATGGACTTTGATGACGATATTCCGTTCTAG
- a CDS encoding IS91 family transposase, whose translation MSQFIALLGRYQAQLEQQYGGLLNQDIRRAIIDMLHCKQDESRYSQWHCGHCLHDQQHLASCGNRSCPQCLHQTTSNWLAKQTDKLLPVHYFMVTFTLPYQFRVLAQKHPKALYQLMFKITSNLLKDFASREDKGNLGFTSVLHTHNRKRELHPHLHIVIPSGRYDASKKQWHKGDKRYLFNAFSLAKVWRGRMMEAINHHPQLALPTNIPNKWVVDCRKVGFGLSSFQYLSRYLYRGVLPDKDIIHITDEEVTFRYKEGHTHLMKTRTLPVLKFLWLILQHVLPKGLQRVRDYGFLRGNAKRLRLQILLLLGVNVVVVPTPPNVMKRINCICPCCQHIMQFMGMGRLSH comes from the coding sequence ATGAGCCAATTTATTGCACTACTTGGTCGCTATCAAGCGCAACTGGAGCAACAATATGGTGGATTATTGAATCAAGATATTCGCCGCGCCATCATTGACATGTTGCATTGTAAGCAGGATGAGTCTCGTTATAGCCAATGGCATTGTGGACATTGCCTGCATGACCAACAACACCTTGCATCCTGTGGGAACAGAAGTTGCCCACAATGTTTGCATCAAACCACATCAAATTGGTTAGCCAAACAAACCGATAAGTTATTACCCGTACACTATTTTATGGTGACCTTTACCTTACCCTATCAGTTCAGAGTACTTGCTCAAAAACATCCCAAAGCCCTCTATCAATTGATGTTTAAAATCACATCGAATTTACTAAAAGACTTTGCATCACGAGAGGATAAAGGCAACTTAGGCTTTACCAGTGTGCTGCATACTCACAATCGCAAAAGAGAACTACATCCCCATCTACACATTGTTATTCCTTCTGGTCGCTACGATGCAAGTAAGAAGCAATGGCATAAAGGGGATAAACGCTACCTGTTTAATGCTTTTTCGTTAGCTAAGGTCTGGCGAGGCAGAATGATGGAGGCAATCAATCATCACCCTCAGTTAGCACTACCGACCAACATCCCCAATAAATGGGTGGTTGATTGTCGTAAGGTAGGATTCGGCTTGTCATCATTTCAATATTTATCACGGTATTTGTATCGGGGCGTGTTACCCGACAAAGATATTATTCACATAACCGATGAAGAGGTTACGTTTAGATATAAAGAAGGTCACACCCATTTGATGAAGACACGCACTTTACCCGTACTTAAGTTCTTATGGTTGATACTGCAACATGTGTTACCTAAAGGATTACAGCGAGTACGTGATTATGGGTTTTTAAGGGGAAATGCGAAGCGATTACGCTTACAGATTCTGTTATTGCTTGGCGTGAATGTAGTGGTAGTGCCAACACCACCAAATGTGATGAAACGTATAAATTGCATTTGTCCCTGTTGTCAGCACATCATGCAATTTATGGGCATGGGACGACTGAGTCATTAA
- a CDS encoding tyrosine-type recombinase/integrase, which produces MIVELRINKNISPHSLRHCFATHLLEQGIDLRSLQILLGHHSLNTTAKYTQLTPLKQKDNVTALNKLTNKLAIQWEVS; this is translated from the coding sequence GTGATTGTTGAGCTGAGGATTAATAAAAATATTAGCCCTCATTCACTGCGCCACTGCTTTGCAACTCATCTCTTAGAGCAAGGTATTGACCTACGCTCCCTGCAAATACTATTGGGACATCACAGCCTGAATACGACAGCGAAATACACACAACTTACCCCACTCAAACAAAAGGATAACGTCACCGCCCTGAATAAGTTAACTAATAAATTAGCCATTCAATGGGAGGTCTCATGA
- a CDS encoding tyrosine-type recombinase/integrase, which produces MHNSFKPHSWSTIKLDRNGLQFFYKHTLNRQWEWLNIVKPPQVKHIPDILTPQQVGLMISHTRALRYQVFFLVLYSMGLRLSEALDLTVNDIDSHTMQVHIREGKGGKDRLLPLPKRTLSALRCYWSTHRHPQLLFPSIGKNTQVPMDKGSVQKALKESDC; this is translated from the coding sequence TTGCACAACTCATTCAAACCCCATTCATGGAGCACCATAAAATTAGACCGTAATGGCCTACAGTTTTTTTATAAACATACCCTCAATAGACAATGGGAATGGCTCAATATTGTCAAACCACCACAAGTAAAACACATTCCTGACATTCTCACGCCACAACAAGTTGGCTTGATGATTAGCCACACTCGTGCGTTGCGTTATCAAGTGTTTTTTCTTGTTTTGTACAGCATGGGATTACGCTTAAGTGAAGCCCTTGATTTGACCGTGAACGACATTGATAGCCATACCATGCAAGTGCATATTCGCGAAGGTAAAGGAGGCAAAGACCGCTTGCTACCTTTACCTAAACGAACACTCTCTGCGTTACGTTGCTACTGGTCAACGCATCGTCATCCTCAGTTGTTATTTCCAAGTATTGGTAAAAATACACAGGTGCCAATGGATAAAGGCAGTGTGCAGAAAGCCTTGAAGGAAAGTGATTGTTGA
- a CDS encoding phage integrase N-terminal SAM-like domain-containing protein: protein MNTSEQQHFDLLYQQHLTNLTLQGMRPATIDAYSRAVRRISAFFDCSPDTLTKADLKNYFAQLIQTPFMEHHKIRP, encoded by the coding sequence ATGAACACTTCAGAACAACAACACTTTGACCTTTTATATCAACAACATTTGACTAACCTAACACTGCAAGGCATGCGACCCGCTACCATTGACGCGTACTCGAGAGCTGTCCGTAGAATAAGTGCTTTCTTTGACTGCTCACCTGATACATTAACCAAAGCCGATTTAAAAAACTACTTTGCACAACTCATTCAAACCCCATTCATGGAGCACCATAAAATTAGACCGTAA
- a CDS encoding toll/interleukin-1 receptor domain-containing protein: MSTAVPKVFISYSHDDQAHKKWVLELAQRLRNAGVDATLDQFRLSLGDDLGSFMEKSVAESDRIIMICTDAYVAKANDGLGGVGYEKMIITAEYMNQIDTKKVIPLIRQNGTHNVPIFLKSRLHINFSREDEFELQFDNLLREIHEAPLFKEPPVGNNPFESVTEKPVESVTDKKTELVKNLIESYNEGNVFYTFNDLHHKLACSKIFAEVYINDLRKDGFIKDETSYTPYGGGVFGFALTDKAKLYAIQQGWVTE, encoded by the coding sequence TTGAGCACAGCTGTCCCTAAAGTATTTATATCTTACTCTCATGATGACCAAGCCCATAAGAAGTGGGTCTTAGAACTCGCACAACGTTTACGTAACGCTGGTGTAGATGCAACCTTAGACCAATTTCGCCTTAGTCTAGGTGATGATTTAGGTAGCTTTATGGAAAAAAGTGTTGCTGAATCAGATCGAATCATTATGATTTGTACTGATGCATATGTCGCTAAAGCAAACGATGGCCTAGGTGGTGTTGGCTATGAAAAAATGATTATAACCGCTGAATATATGAATCAGATCGACACAAAAAAAGTTATCCCACTGATTCGTCAAAATGGCACGCATAATGTACCAATATTTCTAAAAAGTCGTTTACACATCAACTTCTCTCGTGAAGATGAATTCGAGTTACAGTTTGATAACCTTCTTCGTGAAATTCATGAAGCCCCACTATTCAAAGAGCCTCCTGTAGGCAATAATCCCTTCGAGTCTGTAACAGAAAAACCAGTTGAAAGCGTAACAGATAAAAAGACTGAGTTAGTTAAAAACTTAATTGAGAGTTATAACGAAGGAAATGTATTTTATACTTTTAACGACTTACACCATAAATTAGCTTGTTCAAAAATATTCGCTGAGGTTTACATTAATGATCTTAGAAAAGATGGATTTATAAAAGATGAAACATCCTATACACCGTATGGTGGGGGTGTTTTTGGTTTTGCATTAACCGACAAAGCAAAATTATATGCAATACAACAGGGCTGGGTAACAGAATAA